From Suricata suricatta isolate VVHF042 chromosome 1, meerkat_22Aug2017_6uvM2_HiC, whole genome shotgun sequence, a single genomic window includes:
- the LOC115296534 gene encoding interleukin-8: MTFKLAIALLAAFMLSAALCEAAVLSRIGSELRCQCIKTHSTPFHPKFIKELTVIDSGPHCENSEIIVKLTNGKEVCLDPKEKWVQKVVEIFLKRAEKQNS, from the exons ATGACTTTCAAGCTGGCTATTGCTCTCTTAGCAGCTTTTATGCTTTCTGCAGCTCTGTGTGAAG CTGCAGTTCTGTCAAGAATTGGTTCAGAACTTCGATGCCAGTGCATAAAAACTCATTCCACACCTTTCCATCCCAAATTTATCAAAGAACTGACAGTGATTGACAGTGGCCCACACTGTGAAAACTCAGAAATCAT TGTAAAGCTCACCAATGGAAAAGAGGTGTGCCTGGACCCCAAGGAAAAATGGGTACAGAAGGTTGTGGAGATATTTTTGAAGAG agctGAGAAACAAAATTCATGA